A single window of Microbispora hainanensis DNA harbors:
- a CDS encoding NAD(P)/FAD-dependent oxidoreductase, whose amino-acid sequence MYDVIVVGGGVTGAASAALLAREGLRVLLCDRTRLPAPAVSTHFFGPTALSFLDRLGVLDEVLATGAPPLRRWHLEVEGGYYGAPMLPRSPYHYNLCVRRETLSGILLRAASRHGAEIRERSPVRSLRWDGDHVAGIEGAGWSEKARIVVGADGRSSPTARHVRAATTFDAGAMRCTFHAYWEDVVPMPSPALELWHDDGHVLQVGPCDGGRWVIMVSAPMEEHAALRADAGGDEGYERLLRSIPAMADRLRTARRVSPVYASKSLRNFQREPAGPGWRLAGDAYCHKDPLFGAGITDACAAAETLAATVPLAVDGDTPQARESYATTLDERVGRKVRAGLAGLRIDPPEPGQLAWIRGVLAHPGLALEMTRRCSELFAGLPEDRREFWQRVADGASEVLGLPPAASVDPS is encoded by the coding sequence ATGTATGACGTGATCGTGGTCGGGGGCGGCGTCACCGGGGCCGCGAGCGCCGCCCTGCTCGCGCGGGAGGGTCTGCGGGTGCTGTTGTGCGACCGCACCCGCCTGCCCGCCCCGGCCGTCTCCACCCACTTCTTCGGCCCGACGGCGCTGTCCTTCCTGGACCGGCTCGGCGTGCTGGACGAGGTGCTCGCCACCGGCGCGCCACCGCTGCGGCGCTGGCACCTGGAGGTCGAGGGCGGCTATTACGGCGCGCCCATGCTGCCCCGCTCGCCGTACCACTACAACCTGTGCGTACGCCGGGAGACCCTCAGCGGGATCCTGCTGCGCGCCGCGAGCCGGCATGGGGCCGAGATCAGGGAACGCAGCCCGGTGCGGTCCCTGCGCTGGGACGGTGACCATGTCGCCGGGATCGAGGGCGCGGGGTGGTCGGAGAAGGCCAGGATCGTCGTGGGCGCGGACGGGCGGAGTTCTCCGACCGCCCGTCATGTCCGCGCGGCCACCACCTTCGACGCCGGGGCCATGCGCTGCACGTTCCACGCCTACTGGGAGGACGTCGTCCCCATGCCCTCGCCCGCGCTGGAGCTGTGGCACGACGACGGCCACGTGCTCCAGGTCGGCCCGTGCGACGGCGGGCGATGGGTGATCATGGTGTCGGCGCCCATGGAAGAGCACGCGGCCCTCCGGGCGGACGCGGGGGGCGACGAGGGGTACGAGCGCCTGCTCCGGTCGATCCCCGCCATGGCGGACCGGTTGCGCACGGCACGGCGGGTCTCGCCCGTGTACGCGTCGAAGAGCCTGCGGAACTTCCAGCGCGAGCCGGCGGGGCCGGGCTGGCGACTGGCGGGCGACGCCTACTGCCACAAGGACCCGCTGTTCGGCGCGGGCATCACCGACGCCTGCGCGGCGGCGGAGACTCTCGCCGCCACGGTGCCGCTCGCGGTCGACGGCGACACGCCGCAGGCGCGGGAGAGCTACGCGACCACCCTGGACGAGCGTGTCGGGCGGAAGGTCCGCGCGGGTCTCGCGGGGCTGCGCATCGACCCGCCGGAGCCCGGGCAGCTCGCGTGGATCCGCGGCGTGCTGGCCCATCCGGGTCTGGCACTGGAGATGACCCGCCGCTGCTCGGAGCTGTTCGCCGGGCTCCCGGAGGACCGGCGTGAGTTCTGGCAGCGGGTCGCCGACGGCGCCTCGGAGGTGCTCGGCCTGCCCCCGGCCGCCTCGGTGGACCCGTCGTGA
- a CDS encoding ArsR/SmtB family transcription factor: protein MAEHDEPVLLPHEDLPAVEPGVPRPARVTEPLTREQSIELAAGFKALGDPVRLRLLSLVASHLDGEACVCDLVGAFDLTQPTISHHLRVLRDAGLVTSTRRGTWVYYRVVPEALTALTNIIALPAAATR, encoded by the coding sequence ATGGCCGAGCACGACGAGCCTGTGCTGCTGCCGCATGAAGACCTTCCCGCGGTCGAACCCGGAGTGCCGCGCCCGGCGCGGGTGACGGAGCCGTTGACGCGGGAGCAGAGCATCGAGCTGGCCGCGGGCTTCAAGGCGCTCGGCGACCCCGTACGGCTGCGGTTGCTCTCCCTCGTCGCCTCCCACCTCGACGGCGAGGCGTGCGTGTGCGACCTCGTCGGGGCGTTCGACCTCACCCAGCCGACCATCAGCCATCACCTCAGGGTTCTCCGCGACGCCGGGCTCGTCACGTCTACTCGCCGGGGCACCTGGGTCTACTACCGTGTCGTGCCCGAGGCGCTCACCGCATTGACCAACATCATCGCCCTGCCCGCCGCCGCCACGCGATAG
- a CDS encoding GTP-binding protein has protein sequence MITFMTLSGFLGAGKTTTLVAVAKHLQSQGRNVAVITNDQGTELVDTQLARSAIAEAGEVTGGCFCCRFEDLLTVAQRLVDGHQVDTLLAEAVGSCTDLQATVIRPLSAHYGERFTPAPLLVVVEPERLDALRTSLPLDDTESDMSYLFGKQLQEADVIALNKIDLLGAAKAAAVIADLRERYPTATVLGYSAKTGEGLEQLVSLWLGAEPARRGLDIDYDRYANAEAALAWLNLGLDVTAAEGFDPDAWARGLMEHLSAAAARNAWMIGHVKVSLESAGDLSKVSVTAGGAEPTVDAVAGRTFTEAVARLNARVACEPAELDAAVAEAVEAVSATTGTSAVQSAGIPSFKPGYPRPTYRIPAAAG, from the coding sequence TTGATCACTTTCATGACCTTGAGTGGTTTTCTCGGTGCGGGCAAGACCACCACTCTCGTCGCGGTCGCGAAACATCTCCAGTCGCAGGGCCGGAATGTCGCGGTCATCACCAACGACCAGGGCACCGAACTGGTGGACACACAGCTCGCCAGGTCGGCGATCGCGGAGGCCGGTGAGGTGACGGGCGGATGTTTCTGCTGCCGATTCGAAGACCTGCTGACCGTCGCGCAGCGCCTCGTCGACGGCCACCAGGTGGACACCCTGCTCGCCGAGGCGGTGGGCAGTTGCACCGATCTGCAGGCCACCGTCATCCGGCCGCTCAGCGCCCACTACGGTGAGCGGTTCACGCCCGCCCCTCTCCTGGTCGTGGTCGAACCGGAAAGGCTTGACGCGCTCCGTACGTCGCTGCCGCTGGACGACACGGAGTCGGACATGTCCTACCTGTTCGGTAAGCAGTTACAGGAAGCCGACGTGATCGCGCTCAACAAGATCGACCTGCTCGGTGCGGCGAAGGCCGCCGCCGTCATCGCGGATCTGCGCGAGCGGTACCCGACCGCCACCGTTCTCGGCTACTCGGCGAAAACGGGGGAAGGTCTGGAACAACTGGTGTCTCTCTGGCTGGGCGCGGAGCCCGCGAGGCGCGGTCTCGACATCGACTACGACCGCTACGCCAACGCCGAGGCCGCGCTGGCGTGGCTGAACCTCGGCTTGGACGTGACGGCGGCGGAGGGTTTCGACCCCGATGCCTGGGCACGTGGGCTGATGGAGCACCTGTCCGCGGCCGCCGCCCGCAACGCCTGGATGATCGGCCACGTGAAGGTCAGCCTCGAGTCCGCCGGTGACCTGAGCAAGGTGAGCGTGACCGCCGGGGGCGCCGAGCCGACCGTGGACGCCGTCGCGGGGAGGACGTTCACCGAGGCGGTGGCACGGCTCAACGCCCGCGTCGCGTGCGAGCCCGCCGAGCTCGACGCCGCGGTGGCGGAGGCGGTGGAGGCGGTGTCCGCCACCACCGGCACATCGGCCGTACAGAGCGCCGGCATCCCGTCGTTCAAGCCTGGCTACCCGCGTCCCACCTACCGGATCCCCGCCGCGGCAGGATGA
- a CDS encoding GNAT family N-acetyltransferase, which produces MFPENTASLALHQVAGFRVLGTRERIGRHHGVWRDVVMIERRSPAI; this is translated from the coding sequence GTGTTCCCCGAGAACACGGCCAGCCTGGCTCTGCACCAGGTGGCCGGCTTCCGCGTCCTCGGCACCCGCGAACGCATCGGACGCCACCACGGCGTCTGGCGCGACGTCGTCATGATCGAACGCCGTAGCCCGGCCATCTGA